Below is a window of Impatiens glandulifera chromosome 2, dImpGla2.1, whole genome shotgun sequence DNA.
CATATTCACCGCCGGCGAGTTCCTCGATGCCCGAGAGTTATACATTCCGTCTAACACTGATATAAAGTTCCGATGAGTCAATTCGACGCCCTTTACTCTCCCCGTCGTTCCGGACGAGTAGAGAATAGCTGCCGTATCGGACTGAGAAATCTTCAATAAAGGACGGAAACTCGAAGCATCTGTTTCACCCGTCATCATGGAGTCAAACTCGAGTGTGTCGAGGAGAAGTGTGCCGAGTGGAAGCGGCGGCACCTTGAAAGCCGAATCAGAGGAGGCAAAGGCTATAGCCGGCTTGCATAGCTGTATTTGGTAGGAAATCTCGGATTTCGAGTTGATAGGATTCGAAGGAGAGACGATGACTCCACAGGAGAAGAGGGAGAGATAGAGAATCGGCACATAGACGGAGTTGGAAGAGAGAATGAGAGCCACATCGCCTCTGCGGAGTCCAATTCTTTGCTGGATGAAATTGGCAAGAGCGTTGGATCGGCGGACGAGTTCCGGATACGGAATGCTCCTGCGCGTGGTGGAATCGATCAGAGCTTGGTGGGGGGAGGAGGAGGAGGGAATAATCCGGTCAAGAAGTTGAAAAACGTATTCTGTGACGGAGAGAGGGGCCGTTAGAGGAGGGAGAGGCACGGCAGGTCGGAGGCTGTGGTAGATTCCTGTTTCTGAGCAGAATCCGCTAATTGGGTcgatagaagaagaagatgagttGATAGGGTTATCAGCCGCCATTTGTTCCCAAGCAtcaatctatctatctatctatctatttcTTCTAATACTATTACTACCCCCCATTGCTGCCAGGAACCTCAAACTGTCCGCCAGCAAAAATAGTTTTAGCCGGCCAGCTCCAAGCATTAGAGTCCAGATACTCCGGATTTTGGCTCCACCTTCTATTTGAATTCGGTCTCGGCAGTGCACCAAACCACATTCATTGGGATCATTTACATCTTTAGATTCGTGATTTGTTGGTTTGTGGGTTAAAATTTTTTGAACGGtttattagaaaaacaaaattaaaataaaattaaaaataatatatatatatatatgtatatatataattaaaatttaattactatACTCTGactaattaagttatataattttaaatttaactaaatacttttataaacatgggacattgtttttattattattattaattttttataagttttgcTTTATTAATTTTAGAGAATTCTATTTTTAATGTGAGTTAATtgttagttatataaattatatattaatatacaaaatta
It encodes the following:
- the LOC124924121 gene encoding 4-coumarate--CoA ligase-like 9 isoform X2, with the protein product MAADNPINSSSSSIDPISGFCSETGIYHSLRPAVPLPPLTAPLSVTEYVFQLLDRIIPSSSSPHQALIDSTTRRSIPYPELVRRSNALANFIQQRIGLRRGDVALILSSNSVYVPILYLSLFSCGVIVSPSNPINSKSEISYQIQLCKPAIAFASSDSAFKVPPLPLGTLLLDTLEFDSMMTGETDASSFRPLLKISQSDTAAILYSSGTTGRVKGVELTHRNFISVLDGMYNSRASRNSPAVNMIAVPYFHVYGFVQCLRAVAFGETLVTAGGRFDLRKMVMAIKEFKVTHLATVPAILVALTKKVDDVSSFDMRSLEVVTCGGAPVPGSVIEMFKAQFPSVQVSQGYGLTESTAGVIRAVGAEESGRLGSSGKLMPFFEAKIVDPETGTNNRRGELWLRGPSIMKGYVGDVEATAVALDSDGWLRTGDLCYFDSEGFLYVTDRLKELIKYKGYQASCPCRA